A genomic region of Deinococcus ruber contains the following coding sequences:
- a CDS encoding TetR family transcriptional regulator: MGRWGPDARGRLERAAMELYVERGFEQTTVAEIAERADLTERTFFRHFTDKREVLFRGAGLLQDHILNALLAAPVSSTPLDAVTIGLEAAGDFFQGNPERSRIRQSIIQANAELQARELSKMAALATAISGALRQRGVSDPAADLTAEAGVVIFRTAFERWVSSTGEEVWTSLIRAALDDLKAVMLSAP, encoded by the coding sequence ATGGGGCGTTGGGGACCAGATGCACGCGGCCGACTTGAACGGGCGGCCATGGAACTGTATGTCGAGCGCGGCTTCGAGCAGACCACTGTGGCTGAGATTGCCGAACGGGCCGACCTGACTGAGCGGACGTTCTTCCGACACTTCACCGATAAGCGCGAGGTGCTGTTCAGGGGTGCGGGCCTCCTGCAGGATCACATCCTGAACGCCCTCTTGGCGGCACCCGTCTCCTCAACACCGTTGGACGCCGTGACCATCGGCCTGGAGGCAGCCGGCGACTTCTTTCAAGGGAATCCCGAACGGTCCCGGATCCGCCAGTCGATCATCCAAGCGAATGCCGAACTCCAGGCCCGCGAACTCAGCAAAATGGCCGCCCTCGCCACGGCCATCTCCGGGGCGCTGCGCCAGCGCGGCGTGTCAGATCCCGCAGCTGACCTCACCGCCGAGGCCGGCGTCGTGATCTTCAGAACCGCCTTCGAGCGCTGGGTCAGCAGCACGGGAGAAGAGGTGTGGACATCCCTGATTCGCGCAGCGCTGGACGACCTGAAGGCAGTGATGCTGAGCGCACCGTAA
- a CDS encoding MDR family MFS transporter, with the protein MYTDYPPAFWVLWVGTLINRLGEFVVPLLGFYLLNQRGLSVGQVSVILGALGVGRFFAEGLGGGIIDRYGPASAMRLSLAGGAVLLALVPQAQGFWFLLLGILGYSLLTALYKPASNTAVAELTTGEQRTRAYNLLYWAINVGASVAPVLGGWLAGRSFRLVFYLDAATMFIYTLLLTRWFPQGIRPSTPHVSRRSLLPRDPLLGAFCVASLLYGLTYQSYKMLALVFAQQGYSAAQYGQTLAVNGLLVVILGLPLGHLTSKTNDSRWQVAGAALLGAGFLIHSFAHTLWVHLLAVVVWSLGEIVAYSISKTIISELGPATNRATYIGLVGSMSGLAALGAPLLGGWLLTQFGAAVMWWVVAALSFVAALVFLRLEQPLAERRAHLTV; encoded by the coding sequence GTGTACACCGACTATCCACCTGCCTTCTGGGTGTTGTGGGTCGGCACGTTAATCAACCGCCTCGGTGAATTCGTGGTCCCCCTGCTGGGCTTCTATCTCTTGAATCAACGAGGCCTGAGCGTGGGCCAGGTAAGTGTCATCCTGGGTGCGCTGGGCGTGGGCCGCTTCTTCGCCGAAGGACTGGGCGGCGGCATCATTGACCGATATGGCCCAGCGAGCGCGATGCGGCTGTCGCTGGCAGGCGGCGCGGTGCTGCTGGCCCTTGTGCCGCAAGCCCAAGGGTTCTGGTTTCTTCTGCTAGGCATCTTGGGTTACTCGCTGCTGACAGCGCTGTACAAACCGGCGTCCAATACGGCGGTCGCTGAGCTGACGACAGGCGAGCAACGGACGCGCGCCTACAATCTGCTGTACTGGGCGATTAATGTTGGAGCGTCTGTGGCACCGGTGCTCGGTGGGTGGCTGGCGGGGAGGTCGTTCCGGTTGGTGTTCTACCTGGATGCCGCCACCATGTTCATCTACACGCTCCTGCTCACCCGCTGGTTTCCTCAGGGCATCCGACCTTCCACCCCTCACGTCTCTCGGCGCTCACTCCTGCCGCGTGACCCCCTGCTGGGGGCATTCTGCGTGGCATCGCTGCTCTACGGCTTGACGTATCAGAGTTACAAGATGCTCGCGCTGGTGTTCGCTCAGCAGGGCTATAGCGCCGCGCAATATGGTCAGACCTTAGCGGTCAATGGGTTGCTGGTGGTCATTCTGGGCCTACCGCTCGGCCATCTCACCTCCAAAACGAATGACTCGCGTTGGCAGGTCGCTGGGGCCGCCTTGCTGGGTGCTGGATTTCTGATTCACTCGTTCGCTCACACCCTCTGGGTGCATCTGCTCGCCGTGGTGGTGTGGTCGTTGGGGGAAATCGTTGCCTATAGCATTAGCAAAACCATTATTAGTGAACTCGGCCCAGCAACGAACCGCGCGACATACATCGGCCTGGTGGGCAGCATGAGTGGTCTCGCCGCGCTCGGCGCCCCTCTCCTGGGCGGCTGGTTATTGACCCAGTTCGGGGCAGCCGTCATGTGGTGGGTCGTGGCAGCCTTATCGTTCGTGGCGGCACTGGTGTTCCTCAGACTTGAACAACCCCTGGCCGAACGCCGAGCGCACCTTACGGTCTGA
- a CDS encoding DUF4326 domain-containing protein, whose translation MTLVPPDAVIVSNLRLPVPEGYTPLYVGRRMPRKEGSVFGNPLPVVGTTWTREADQWTRFLMTHEQPAIRHLARCALKNRGYQQGEAAALYLEVLREQCRTDTPQRRRLLELAERVVRGERYALQCWCPASLPCHASVVREALMGYAQRSMDDSAAHDRDFCAAQVG comes from the coding sequence ATGACCCTGGTGCCGCCGGATGCTGTTATCGTTTCGAATCTTCGTTTGCCGGTCCCGGAGGGGTACACGCCGCTGTATGTCGGACGGCGCATGCCACGAAAGGAAGGCAGCGTGTTTGGCAATCCATTGCCGGTGGTCGGCACCACCTGGACGCGCGAGGCCGACCAGTGGACCCGGTTCCTGATGACGCACGAGCAGCCGGCTATTCGGCACCTGGCGCGGTGTGCGTTGAAGAATCGGGGCTATCAGCAAGGCGAGGCCGCCGCACTGTACCTCGAAGTGCTGCGTGAGCAATGCCGCACAGACACGCCACAACGTCGCCGCCTGTTGGAACTGGCGGAGCGGGTGGTGCGGGGCGAGCGGTACGCGCTGCAGTGCTGGTGCCCGGCCAGCCTGCCGTGTCACGCCTCGGTCGTGCGTGAGGCACTGATGGGGTATGCGCAACGCTCGATGGATGACTCGGCCGCGCATGACCGGGACTTCTGCGCTGCGCAAGTGGGGTGA
- a CDS encoding ParB/RepB/Spo0J family partition protein: MTTNTVPLLTVSLPVAETQMIALSELQENTRGATNFLKHALRCSGQLDAILIEVLPSGEYVIRDGNRRVETARALGWTEIRADLYSGLSEGDWALLLSSVHNRSENPVEEARNYRVLLRSLTPEGIAANTGHPLSRIKARLELLKLPDDVLELVGSDTLALSVAERASKLKGPFLGRAVNEIRIAAGNGKRYGAKDLKEVTVARSGALGALLMAAAPPPVSLIPPAEVLALEVRELCARRNVDIAELLTELGLTPAGAGLPARQHARMN, translated from the coding sequence ATGACAACGAACACGGTGCCGCTGTTGACGGTTTCTCTGCCTGTCGCCGAGACGCAGATGATCGCCCTGAGTGAGCTGCAGGAGAACACTCGGGGCGCGACCAACTTCCTGAAACACGCCCTGCGCTGCTCCGGGCAGCTGGATGCCATCCTGATCGAAGTCCTCCCGAGCGGTGAATACGTGATTCGTGACGGGAACCGCCGGGTCGAGACCGCCCGGGCGCTCGGCTGGACGGAGATTCGCGCCGATCTGTACAGCGGGCTGAGCGAGGGCGACTGGGCGCTGCTGCTGAGCAGCGTGCACAACCGCAGCGAGAACCCGGTCGAGGAGGCCCGCAACTACCGGGTGCTGCTCAGGAGCCTGACGCCGGAGGGCATCGCGGCGAACACCGGACATCCTCTCAGCCGCATCAAAGCCCGCTTGGAACTGCTGAAGCTGCCGGACGATGTGCTGGAGCTGGTGGGGAGTGACACGTTGGCGCTCTCCGTGGCCGAGCGGGCGTCGAAGCTCAAAGGGCCGTTCCTGGGCCGGGCGGTGAACGAGATCCGGATCGCGGCGGGGAATGGCAAGCGGTATGGCGCGAAGGACTTGAAGGAAGTCACGGTCGCACGGAGCGGGGCGTTGGGCGCGTTGCTGATGGCCGCCGCCCCGCCCCCGGTGTCGCTGATTCCGCCTGCAGAGGTGCTGGCGCTGGAGGTGCGCGAGTTGTGTGCCCGGCGGAACGTAGACATCGCCGAGTTGTTGACCGAGCTCGGTCTGACCCCTGCTGGTGCGGGTCTGCCTGCTCGCCAGCATGCGCGGATGAACTGA
- a CDS encoding DUF262 domain-containing protein, producing the protein MNDSRSAGSVPVVMPARVIYGNAGNRPLEQLLLDAANYQQDLLRPAQERLFLPGEYVFGYRLPTWQRPAVWRAAQQIRLIESCFLGFDIGRFLVTESHTLALDGLLLDGQQRLLAIRSYLQGEITVFGARFQELTERDRRRFLDTLLPTARLNADQLSEAVLIDLYVRLNYGGTAHTAAQHPFMVAKLIGDNET; encoded by the coding sequence ATGAACGATTCACGGTCAGCGGGGAGCGTCCCTGTGGTGATGCCTGCGCGGGTGATCTACGGAAATGCAGGCAATCGCCCGCTGGAGCAACTGCTGTTGGACGCAGCGAATTACCAGCAGGACCTGCTCCGTCCCGCGCAGGAACGCCTGTTCCTGCCCGGCGAGTACGTTTTCGGGTATCGGTTGCCGACCTGGCAACGGCCTGCGGTCTGGCGAGCGGCCCAGCAGATTCGGCTGATCGAAAGCTGCTTCCTGGGCTTCGACATCGGACGTTTCCTGGTAACGGAGAGCCACACGCTTGCGCTTGATGGGCTGCTGCTGGATGGGCAACAACGGCTGCTGGCGATCCGGAGCTATTTGCAGGGAGAGATCACCGTCTTCGGGGCGCGCTTTCAAGAGCTGACTGAGCGGGATCGGCGACGGTTTCTCGACACCCTGCTGCCGACCGCTCGCCTGAATGCCGATCAGTTGAGTGAGGCGGTCCTGATCGATCTGTACGTGCGGCTCAATTATGGTGGGACGGCGCACACAGCAGCCCAACACCCGTTCATGGTGGCGAAGCTGATCGGTGACAACGAGACATGA
- a CDS encoding AAA family ATPase produces the protein MFTTTPGFRFKTKSFPSIGTGGNVCIPDSAFSAANSMTQMHKVSWGALEAACLVLRGQVDAARDQDTLTVCMPDRNGVLLLSQSCRAGNQMTWNNPGSTVRPYVLLIVEALLFGIHAEVKERWARLLGAVSAQTSLPLTAPTLERLSHDPAVKEAMFGLVDSLYFTARDFAANRTELSDPVSPPAAWVHSPVLLGKPPLARSGAVDLTPAGLLARRALTGVRALLYGPTGTGKTELAKRIALQNQSALVDIKGRPGLEDRDMIGYIAPTASGPRWVDGPVARAFRMAQQGLPVTLVVDELLRFEPHHRNLFIGLMDDKSEQEVAALIGKSVPAGRYYTLDLPGADEVLYAATRDLNIICTTNVGGKYVQSGEFDPALKRRFQMMLSIGYAPEADILPLYTKIGGAQAAALTYQLEFATRSMTTSQGQLLAEPMNIGVSLNYLQEVTSLVDAGLELADALRSALLVTVAPFCCEFTDEGELDEAAIKSLSTTLEQLLRKAGLAT, from the coding sequence ATGTTCACCACGACACCCGGCTTCCGATTCAAAACCAAGAGCTTCCCAAGCATCGGCACAGGCGGCAACGTCTGTATTCCTGACAGTGCCTTCAGTGCCGCGAACTCGATGACACAGATGCATAAGGTCTCCTGGGGTGCACTGGAGGCGGCCTGCCTCGTCCTGCGCGGTCAGGTTGATGCCGCCCGTGATCAGGACACCTTAACGGTCTGCATGCCTGACCGAAACGGTGTGCTGCTGCTCTCGCAGTCCTGTCGGGCCGGCAACCAAATGACCTGGAATAATCCTGGCTCGACCGTGCGGCCGTATGTACTGCTAATCGTCGAGGCCCTCCTGTTTGGCATTCATGCCGAAGTGAAGGAGCGCTGGGCGCGGCTGCTGGGCGCGGTGTCGGCGCAGACAAGCCTCCCACTGACGGCACCGACCCTGGAGCGGTTGAGCCACGATCCGGCGGTGAAGGAAGCGATGTTCGGCCTGGTGGATTCGCTGTACTTCACGGCCCGGGACTTCGCGGCTAATCGCACGGAGCTGTCCGATCCCGTGTCGCCCCCCGCGGCCTGGGTGCATTCACCAGTGCTGCTGGGCAAGCCCCCCTTGGCGCGAAGCGGCGCCGTGGACCTCACCCCAGCGGGTCTGCTCGCACGCCGTGCGCTGACCGGGGTGCGTGCCTTGCTGTACGGACCGACCGGAACCGGCAAAACGGAGCTGGCCAAGCGGATCGCGCTGCAGAATCAATCCGCCTTGGTGGACATCAAGGGGCGGCCTGGGCTGGAGGATCGGGACATGATCGGGTACATCGCACCGACTGCCAGTGGGCCGCGCTGGGTGGATGGGCCGGTGGCGCGTGCGTTCCGGATGGCGCAGCAGGGCTTGCCGGTCACGTTGGTGGTGGACGAACTGCTGCGCTTCGAGCCACACCACCGCAACCTGTTCATCGGGCTGATGGACGACAAGAGTGAGCAGGAAGTGGCGGCGCTCATCGGCAAGAGCGTCCCGGCTGGGCGGTATTACACGCTGGATCTGCCTGGGGCAGACGAGGTGCTGTACGCCGCGACCCGTGATCTGAATATCATTTGCACCACGAATGTGGGTGGCAAGTATGTGCAGAGCGGGGAGTTCGATCCAGCGCTGAAGCGGCGGTTTCAGATGATGCTGTCAATTGGCTATGCACCGGAGGCAGACATCCTGCCGCTGTACACCAAGATCGGCGGTGCACAGGCGGCGGCATTGACGTATCAGTTGGAGTTCGCCACGCGGAGTATGACCACCTCGCAGGGGCAGTTGCTGGCCGAGCCGATGAATATTGGGGTGTCGCTCAACTATTTGCAGGAAGTGACATCGCTGGTGGATGCGGGCTTGGAACTGGCGGATGCACTGCGGAGTGCGCTGCTGGTGACGGTGGCGCCATTCTGCTGTGAGTTCACGGACGAGGGCGAGCTTGACGAGGCGGCCATCAAGTCGTTGTCGACCACCTTGGAGCAGCTGCTGCGCAAAGCGGGCCTTGCCACGTGA
- a CDS encoding vWA domain-containing protein, translating to MTTPARWWQDASIRTWAWQAWRCYAWRPGYRLTLTTSERTAYVDMKNKIVVCNPEYPYPPLQSVQQVRHLPKDVREFQMQYLESLIAHEAGHTHHSGPLPAGLLGQLVNIIEDHRMERLMARDFPNLAALFELACDADAAHCITSDGQGGDVIRGCLLHRFTATHPTWAYVPDRADAHHWLAVKVLLEAAWDAPTYGDVVATAAQILALLGRENAPADPQLQPFLDGLGQAVLPSDANSSEIGEEADDGSSATPKLPGPGGAGAARIPPERPQADPQESTDCTLLKSELEGEIRRLAAVLAQPGKPDRTLASRDRGRYRSDREATGSERPFDLRVGAEKAGPTHLRLAVDVSSSMRGDRLDQARRLSFTVTAAAQRCNLPMVAVAFDDAVHPLFDPQTRPTAALNAVAALHTLNNTSLAPALRAIWQPVLPGKSLTFILTDGELDGSDYAACQRLRAKHTGVVVPVLLEQDDDVRQQYEATFGVCVALSDASLLVPHIVSFLRGRFKH from the coding sequence ATGACGACTCCCGCACGTTGGTGGCAGGACGCTTCGATTCGCACCTGGGCCTGGCAGGCCTGGCGTTGCTACGCTTGGCGGCCCGGCTACCGGCTGACCCTCACGACCTCAGAGCGCACCGCGTATGTCGATATGAAAAACAAGATCGTGGTGTGCAATCCTGAGTATCCGTACCCGCCGCTCCAGAGTGTCCAGCAGGTGCGGCATCTGCCGAAGGACGTGCGCGAATTCCAGATGCAGTATCTCGAGAGTCTGATCGCGCACGAAGCCGGGCACACCCATCACAGTGGCCCGCTCCCGGCCGGACTGTTGGGGCAGCTGGTGAATATCATCGAGGATCACCGGATGGAGCGGTTGATGGCGCGGGACTTCCCGAACCTCGCGGCGCTGTTCGAGTTGGCCTGTGATGCCGATGCGGCGCACTGCATCACCTCAGACGGCCAGGGTGGAGACGTGATCCGAGGCTGTCTGCTGCACCGCTTCACGGCGACGCATCCCACCTGGGCGTATGTGCCCGATCGTGCGGATGCCCACCACTGGCTGGCGGTGAAGGTGCTGCTGGAAGCCGCGTGGGACGCGCCGACGTATGGGGACGTGGTCGCGACCGCCGCACAGATTCTGGCGCTGTTGGGTCGTGAAAACGCGCCCGCCGATCCACAGCTACAGCCATTCCTCGACGGTCTGGGTCAGGCGGTGTTGCCTTCCGACGCTAACAGCAGCGAGATCGGCGAAGAGGCCGATGATGGATCGTCTGCGACGCCCAAGCTGCCCGGTCCTGGCGGGGCGGGCGCCGCTCGCATCCCGCCAGAGCGCCCACAGGCGGATCCGCAGGAAAGTACCGACTGCACGCTGCTGAAGAGCGAGCTGGAGGGCGAGATTCGGCGACTGGCAGCGGTTCTGGCGCAACCGGGAAAGCCGGACCGCACCCTGGCGAGTCGGGACCGGGGGCGGTATCGCTCTGACCGGGAGGCCACCGGGAGTGAGCGGCCCTTCGATCTGCGTGTGGGGGCTGAGAAGGCGGGTCCGACACATCTGCGTCTGGCGGTGGATGTGAGCAGCAGCATGCGCGGCGACCGGCTGGACCAAGCGCGGCGACTGAGCTTCACGGTGACAGCGGCGGCGCAGCGCTGCAATCTGCCGATGGTGGCCGTGGCGTTCGACGATGCGGTGCATCCGCTGTTCGATCCGCAGACCCGCCCGACGGCGGCCCTCAATGCGGTGGCGGCCCTCCACACGCTGAACAATACATCGTTGGCTCCGGCGCTCCGTGCCATCTGGCAGCCCGTCCTACCTGGCAAGAGCCTGACCTTCATCCTGACGGATGGGGAGCTAGACGGCTCGGATTATGCCGCGTGTCAGCGCTTGCGGGCGAAACACACAGGCGTGGTGGTACCGGTGCTGCTGGAGCAGGATGACGACGTGCGCCAACAGTATGAGGCGACATTTGGGGTGTGCGTGGCGCTGAGCGACGCGTCGCTGCTGGTGCCGCACATCGTGAGCTTCTTGCGTGGCCGCTTCAAGCATTGA
- a CDS encoding chemotaxis protein CheB, with protein MFSHRVVVIGASAGGIQPLQALAAGLPADFPAAICIVLHIPAYAPSHLPEILGRAGPLPVSQPAHREQIMPGRIYCAPPDHHLLIEDGRFSVTKGPKENRVRPAIDTLFRSAGYSEGPNVIGVVLSGLLDDGTSGLWTVKRWGGTTVVQDPEDAEYDSMPKSALTQVDIDHTVRAQELAALLKRLTADPVKKFGGIDEDDAERQRVGIEVSIASSARAFRKGVMQFGKVTPQTCPECGGVLVQIKEGNFTRYRCHTGHAYTGDTLLVSVTQAIEDKLWRTMRALEEASMLLDNTGKEFEEAGNTRLAEMYARKARELEDRTRLIFQKIVENESLSTESLELDVSSGERNR; from the coding sequence ATGTTTTCACACCGAGTGGTGGTCATCGGCGCTTCCGCTGGCGGAATACAGCCGCTGCAGGCACTGGCGGCCGGGCTACCCGCTGATTTTCCGGCGGCGATCTGTATCGTGCTGCACATCCCAGCGTATGCCCCCAGTCACTTGCCGGAGATTCTGGGCCGAGCTGGGCCGTTGCCTGTTTCTCAGCCTGCCCATCGCGAGCAGATCATGCCAGGCCGCATCTACTGCGCTCCGCCGGACCATCACCTGCTGATTGAAGACGGACGGTTCAGCGTCACGAAAGGCCCGAAAGAGAACCGTGTCCGTCCAGCTATAGATACGCTGTTCCGCTCCGCAGGGTACAGTGAGGGCCCAAATGTGATCGGCGTGGTGCTGTCCGGCCTGCTGGACGACGGCACCTCCGGACTGTGGACGGTTAAACGGTGGGGGGGAACGACGGTGGTGCAGGATCCCGAGGATGCCGAGTATGATTCCATGCCGAAGAGTGCGCTGACTCAAGTCGACATCGACCATACCGTGCGTGCGCAAGAACTGGCAGCGCTGCTGAAGCGCCTTACTGCCGATCCTGTGAAGAAATTCGGGGGCATTGATGAAGACGACGCTGAGCGCCAACGGGTGGGGATCGAAGTCAGCATTGCCAGCAGTGCGCGCGCCTTCCGGAAAGGGGTTATGCAATTTGGCAAGGTGACACCGCAGACCTGTCCAGAATGTGGAGGCGTGTTGGTTCAGATCAAGGAAGGGAACTTCACTCGGTACCGCTGCCATACTGGACATGCGTACACCGGCGACACGCTGCTGGTGAGCGTCACCCAAGCGATCGAGGATAAACTCTGGCGGACGATGCGCGCGCTGGAAGAGGCGAGTATGCTGCTCGACAACACTGGGAAGGAGTTTGAGGAAGCGGGGAACACGCGGCTTGCAGAGATGTACGCGCGCAAAGCCAGGGAGCTAGAAGACCGCACCAGGCTGATCTTTCAGAAGATCGTTGAGAATGAAAGTCTCAGTACCGAATCCTTAGAACTCGACGTGTCATCCGGTGAACGAAACCGTTAG
- a CDS encoding sensor histidine kinase — MQESEDLQRRFEDQEHDLRVHQAELEAQNEVLRQINDELESARHLYTDLFEWAPLGYVVCDEQGIIQQLNQAACGQLGAARSLLVGRHLSLFVEESQRAVFTALLRTTLLATSATEMQRLELTMVRQDGSRWDAQVQTTSLMTPRSLRARLALTDITELKQARREAEQRTAQAQQLNEEFQRFLHSMTHDLTRPLRQVQGFADLLGKSFQPTDEKSAAHLKHLLSAATDMGELTTSLTRFFRAAASDHPQAIDLNQLVAEVVRELKPQLQGRDVTITHDALPVVRADRESMQVIFSNLLSNAVKFTRPRAQASIHVGVQTSSRHYRFSVSDNGVGFAAQQSGRLFGVFERLHSDRAFKGQGLGLALVRRLVQRSQGRVWAEGTEGEGAVFWVELPRESAVLPNPLAAT, encoded by the coding sequence ATGCAGGAAAGTGAAGATCTTCAGAGACGATTTGAGGACCAGGAACATGACCTCCGCGTGCATCAGGCCGAACTGGAAGCCCAGAATGAAGTGCTGCGGCAGATCAACGATGAGTTGGAAAGCGCGCGTCACCTCTACACCGATCTCTTCGAGTGGGCCCCACTCGGTTACGTGGTCTGTGATGAACAAGGCATCATCCAACAGCTGAACCAGGCGGCCTGCGGGCAACTCGGCGCCGCACGTTCCCTGCTGGTCGGTCGACACCTCTCACTATTTGTTGAAGAGAGCCAGCGCGCGGTCTTCACCGCGCTCCTACGTACGACCTTGTTGGCTACCTCAGCAACTGAAATGCAGCGCCTGGAGCTGACCATGGTGAGGCAGGACGGCAGCCGTTGGGACGCGCAGGTGCAGACCACCAGCCTCATGACGCCTCGGTCGTTGCGTGCCCGGTTGGCCTTGACAGATATTACCGAGCTGAAACAGGCCCGGCGTGAGGCAGAACAACGCACGGCCCAAGCGCAGCAGCTGAATGAGGAATTCCAGCGCTTTCTGCATTCGATGACCCATGACCTGACCAGACCGCTGCGACAGGTCCAAGGATTCGCCGACTTGCTTGGGAAAAGCTTCCAGCCCACCGATGAGAAGAGCGCAGCCCATCTGAAGCATTTGCTTTCGGCCGCCACCGATATGGGTGAGCTGACCACCTCCCTCACCCGATTTTTTCGTGCAGCCGCGTCGGATCACCCTCAGGCGATCGATCTCAATCAGCTGGTTGCGGAGGTCGTGAGAGAACTGAAACCGCAGTTGCAGGGCCGTGACGTCACCATCACGCACGACGCCTTGCCAGTGGTACGAGCAGACCGTGAAAGCATGCAAGTGATCTTTTCCAACTTGTTGTCAAATGCGGTCAAGTTTACCCGTCCGCGCGCACAGGCGAGCATCCATGTAGGCGTCCAGACGAGCAGCAGGCACTACCGCTTCAGCGTTAGCGACAACGGCGTGGGCTTCGCTGCACAGCAGAGCGGGCGGCTCTTCGGGGTGTTTGAACGCCTTCATAGCGACCGGGCGTTCAAAGGGCAAGGGCTGGGCCTGGCCTTGGTTCGGCGGCTGGTGCAGCGCAGCCAGGGTCGCGTCTGGGCGGAAGGAACCGAGGGCGAAGGGGCTGTCTTTTGGGTTGAGCTTCCGCGGGAGTCTGCCGTGCTGCCAAACCCACTGGCAGCGACTTGA